In Rhodospirillum rubrum ATCC 11170, a genomic segment contains:
- a CDS encoding ABC transporter permease: MGGGTRLKALIVKEFLAILRDPKGRMILIVPPLLQLFVFSYATTLEVKNADIILLNRDSGGWGWELVQRLDGTPTIGRILITGDPAQVRAAIDGQRVLAAVEIGPAFSRDIEAGRPATVQILLDGRRSNAAQIVAGYLNQIVADLAAETPRGRRTEAKAPTVIARSWFNPNLLSQWAMVPGLVAIIALLTGLVVTALSIAREREFGTFDQLMVSPLRTHEILAGKMIPPILIGLAHITAFLVVSIFVFEIPFRGSLFVLYGSSVVYLAAVVGLGLFISALSMTQQQAILGAFMLMVPMVLLSGFASPIDNMPEWLQPLTRLDPLRYYLVIVKGLFLKDLALTEVIANVVPLAAIAVVTLGAAAWLFRRRME; the protein is encoded by the coding sequence ATGGGCGGAGGAACGCGGCTCAAAGCGTTGATCGTCAAGGAATTCCTGGCGATTTTGCGCGATCCGAAAGGTCGGATGATCCTGATCGTCCCGCCGCTGCTCCAGCTTTTCGTCTTTTCCTATGCGACGACTTTGGAGGTCAAGAACGCCGATATCATTCTGCTGAACCGGGATTCTGGCGGCTGGGGATGGGAGCTGGTTCAGCGCCTCGACGGAACGCCGACGATCGGGCGCATTCTCATCACGGGGGATCCGGCGCAGGTGCGCGCCGCGATCGATGGGCAACGGGTTCTGGCGGCCGTTGAAATCGGACCCGCGTTCTCGCGCGATATCGAAGCCGGTCGACCGGCAACGGTGCAGATCCTTCTCGATGGTCGGCGCTCGAACGCCGCGCAGATCGTGGCCGGCTATCTCAATCAGATCGTGGCTGATCTCGCCGCCGAAACCCCGCGCGGCCGACGGACGGAGGCGAAGGCGCCCACCGTTATCGCCCGCAGTTGGTTCAATCCCAACCTGCTTTCCCAATGGGCGATGGTGCCCGGGCTGGTCGCCATTATCGCCCTGCTGACCGGGCTGGTGGTCACGGCGCTCTCGATCGCCCGCGAACGGGAATTCGGCACCTTCGATCAGCTTATGGTCTCGCCCTTGCGGACCCACGAGATTCTGGCGGGGAAGATGATCCCGCCCATCCTCATCGGTTTGGCCCATATCACGGCTTTTCTGGTGGTTTCGATTTTCGTTTTCGAGATTCCGTTTCGCGGTTCACTTTTTGTTCTTTATGGCAGTTCGGTTGTCTATCTGGCGGCGGTCGTCGGGCTTGGTCTGTTCATCTCGGCGCTGTCCATGACCCAGCAGCAAGCGATCCTTGGGGCTTTTATGCTGATGGTGCCGATGGTCTTGTTGTCGGGGTTCGCCTCGCCAATCGACAACATGCCCGAATGGCTCCAGCCGCTGACCCGGCTTGATCCGCTGCGCTATTATCTGGTGATCGTCAAAGGGCTGTTCTTAAAGGATCTGGCTTTGACCGAGGTGATCGCCAATGTCGTTCCTTTGGCGGCCATCGCCGTGGTCACCCTGGGCGCCGCCGCCTGGCTCTTTCGTCGTCGGATGGAATAG
- a CDS encoding Crp/Fnr family transcriptional regulator — MSFIKGFKVADQELSAGTTLLHEGENSAFVYTVRSGWAIRYKLLEDGRRQVLNFVLPGDLIGLQASLFSEMEHSVETLTPVGVCCFPRERFLELAQEGAGLAFDVIWLTAREEQAISEHLLSVGQRTALERVAYVLLYLHDRLALLEKVRDGAFEAPFSQQLLADVLGLSLVHTNKTLRKLVDRGFVRWTQGTIHLVNLADLRELACYPRRRPQRRPFL; from the coding sequence ATGTCGTTTATCAAGGGCTTCAAGGTTGCCGATCAGGAACTTTCCGCCGGCACCACCCTGTTACACGAGGGCGAGAACAGCGCTTTCGTCTATACGGTGAGAAGCGGCTGGGCGATCCGCTATAAGCTTTTGGAGGATGGTCGCCGGCAAGTCCTCAATTTCGTGCTGCCGGGCGATCTGATCGGCCTGCAGGCCAGCTTGTTTTCCGAGATGGAGCATTCGGTGGAAACGTTGACGCCGGTGGGCGTGTGCTGTTTTCCCCGTGAGCGCTTCCTTGAGCTTGCCCAGGAGGGCGCCGGTCTGGCCTTCGACGTGATCTGGTTGACGGCGCGCGAGGAGCAGGCGATCAGCGAGCACTTGCTTTCGGTCGGCCAGCGCACCGCCCTCGAACGGGTGGCCTATGTGCTGCTTTATCTCCATGACCGTCTGGCCCTTCTGGAAAAGGTGCGGGACGGCGCCTTCGAAGCGCCGTTCAGCCAGCAGCTTTTGGCCGATGTCTTGGGGTTGTCGCTGGTTCATACCAACAAGACCCTGCGCAAGCTGGTGGACCGCGGCTTCGTTCGCTGGACCCAGGGCACCATCCACCTTGTCAATCTCGCCGACCTGCGCGAGTTGGCCTGCTATCCGCGCCGCCGGCCGCAAAGACGGCCGTTCCTGTAA
- the argS gene encoding arginine--tRNA ligase, with amino-acid sequence MNVFHDIKETVLAQVAALQAEGRLPEGLETGRVAVEPPREAAHGDMATNAAMVLAKPAGLAPRAVAEMLVEKLVGVDGIVAAETAGPGFINLRLDPKIWRKTLKTVLTLGTAFGASTMGRGAAVNVEFVSANPTGPMHVGHGRGAVFGDALAALLVKAGWAVTREYYVNDAGAQVDSLARALYARYRVAVGDLDEAAFAAMLAAREIEYGGDYLVPVAADIAQADGTRWTTVAESDWLPAFRAIGIERMLALIKEDLAALGVVHDVFTSEQALVRAGRVDEMMTDLESRDLVYVGTLEPPKGKTPDDWEPRPQTLFRATGFGDEVDRPLKKSDGSWTYFASDIAYHHDKFKRGFLGMINVLGADHGGYVKRLKAAVKAVSNGEAELDVKLVQLVKLLDNGEPVKMSKRAGTFITLREVVDEVGKDVVRFIMLTRKNDAALDFDYARVTEKTRDNPVFYVQYAHARACSVARHAAQTFPGRDLSAAALAATADLDLLDADEEMAMVRLLAGWPRLVESAAEAHEPHRVAFYLGEVAAAFHGLWNRGNDNAELRFLLPTDEARSLARLALVQAVASVIASGLEIFGVEPVKEMR; translated from the coding sequence ATGAACGTTTTTCACGACATAAAAGAAACCGTCCTGGCGCAGGTCGCCGCCCTCCAGGCCGAGGGGCGCCTGCCCGAAGGCCTGGAGACCGGACGGGTGGCCGTGGAGCCGCCGCGCGAGGCCGCCCATGGCGACATGGCGACCAATGCCGCGATGGTTCTGGCCAAGCCCGCCGGTCTGGCGCCGCGCGCCGTCGCCGAGATGCTGGTTGAAAAGCTGGTCGGGGTCGATGGCATCGTCGCCGCCGAGACGGCCGGCCCGGGGTTCATCAATCTGCGTCTCGATCCAAAGATTTGGCGCAAGACCCTGAAGACGGTTCTCACCCTGGGCACGGCCTTTGGCGCGTCCACCATGGGGCGGGGCGCGGCGGTCAATGTCGAATTCGTTTCGGCCAATCCGACCGGCCCGATGCATGTCGGCCATGGGCGGGGCGCGGTGTTCGGCGATGCCCTGGCCGCCCTGCTGGTCAAGGCCGGCTGGGCGGTGACCCGGGAATATTATGTCAATGACGCCGGCGCCCAGGTCGATTCCCTGGCACGCGCCCTTTATGCCCGCTACCGGGTGGCGGTCGGCGATCTCGACGAGGCGGCCTTCGCCGCCATGCTGGCCGCCCGCGAGATCGAATACGGCGGCGATTATCTGGTGCCGGTGGCCGCCGATATCGCCCAAGCCGATGGCACGCGCTGGACGACGGTCGCCGAGAGCGACTGGCTGCCGGCCTTCCGCGCCATCGGCATCGAGCGCATGTTGGCGCTGATCAAGGAGGATCTGGCGGCGCTGGGCGTCGTCCATGATGTCTTCACCTCCGAGCAGGCGCTGGTGCGCGCCGGTCGGGTCGACGAGATGATGACCGATCTGGAAAGCCGCGATCTGGTCTATGTCGGCACCCTGGAGCCGCCCAAGGGCAAGACCCCCGATGATTGGGAGCCGCGCCCGCAGACCCTGTTCCGCGCCACCGGCTTTGGCGACGAGGTCGATCGCCCCTTGAAGAAATCCGATGGCAGCTGGACCTATTTCGCCAGCGACATCGCCTATCACCACGACAAGTTCAAACGCGGTTTCCTGGGCATGATCAACGTGCTGGGCGCCGATCATGGCGGTTATGTCAAACGGCTGAAGGCCGCCGTCAAGGCGGTGTCCAACGGCGAGGCCGAGCTCGACGTCAAGCTGGTGCAGTTGGTGAAGCTGCTTGATAACGGCGAGCCGGTGAAGATGTCCAAGCGCGCGGGCACCTTCATCACCCTGCGCGAGGTCGTTGACGAGGTCGGCAAGGATGTCGTCCGCTTCATCATGCTGACCCGCAAGAACGACGCGGCGCTGGATTTCGATTACGCCCGGGTGACCGAGAAGACCCGCGACAATCCGGTGTTCTATGTTCAATACGCCCATGCCCGGGCCTGTTCGGTGGCCCGCCACGCCGCCCAGACCTTTCCGGGGCGCGATCTGTCGGCCGCGGCCCTGGCGGCGACCGCCGATCTCGATCTGCTCGACGCCGACGAGGAAATGGCCATGGTCCGCCTGCTGGCGGGCTGGCCGCGACTGGTTGAAAGCGCCGCCGAGGCCCATGAACCCCATCGCGTGGCGTTCTATCTGGGCGAGGTGGCGGCGGCCTTCCATGGTTTGTGGAACCGTGGCAACGATAACGCCGAACTGAGATTCCTGCTGCCAACGGATGAAGCCCGCAGTTTGGCACGACTCGCGCTTGTCCAGGCGGTGGCGTCGGTGATAGCGTCTGGTCTCGAAATCTTCGGAGTTGAACCGGTAAAGGAGATGCGCTGA
- the erpA gene encoding iron-sulfur cluster insertion protein ErpA, whose amino-acid sequence MTDQPPPAAPSPGAETADIRISAAAAARIHALMEAENDSALMLRVTVSGGGCSGFSYGFDLERTTAEDDLLFEQHGVRVVIDEASLDLLHGSEIDYTDDLMAAAFTVRNPNATSTCGCGTSFSI is encoded by the coding sequence ATGACCGATCAGCCCCCCCCTGCCGCCCCGTCCCCGGGCGCCGAGACGGCCGACATCCGCATTTCCGCCGCCGCCGCCGCGCGGATCCACGCCTTGATGGAGGCCGAGAACGACAGCGCCCTGATGCTGCGGGTCACCGTCTCGGGCGGCGGCTGCTCGGGATTTTCCTATGGCTTCGACCTGGAGCGCACCACCGCCGAAGATGATCTGCTGTTTGAGCAGCATGGCGTAAGGGTGGTGATCGACGAAGCCTCCCTCGACCTGCTGCACGGGTCCGAGATCGACTATACCGACGATCTGATGGCCGCCGCCTTCACCGTTCGCAATCCCAACGCCACCAGCACCTGCGGCTGCGGGACCTCGTTCTCGATTTAA
- a CDS encoding superoxide dismutase family protein, producing the protein MPNHRFPRRVPFATLAVCGALALSACAQGKGAGHPPPPPADPMMGAAPGTPVAPPPPGMGGPPAYSPLGGPPITSTRPAPQAVAMLINTKGETIGHIQVTEMASGGVGIGLVATGLTPGVHSFHIHDKGVCDRAVTFETAGGHFNPTGKAHGWNNAAGPHAGDLPNILADGRGKATAGVLTHDVTLRPGVANSLFDADGSSFVIHSGPDDYISQPAGNAGSRVACGVLVHHVALKPQPKP; encoded by the coding sequence ATGCCCAACCATCGTTTCCCCAGGCGCGTTCCCTTTGCCACCCTGGCCGTCTGCGGGGCGCTCGCCCTAAGCGCCTGCGCCCAGGGCAAAGGGGCGGGCCATCCCCCGCCACCGCCGGCCGACCCCATGATGGGAGCCGCACCGGGAACGCCGGTGGCTCCGCCCCCTCCCGGGATGGGCGGACCACCCGCTTATTCACCGCTTGGCGGACCGCCGATCACCTCGACGAGGCCGGCACCGCAGGCCGTGGCCATGCTGATCAACACCAAGGGCGAGACGATCGGCCATATTCAGGTGACGGAAATGGCTTCGGGCGGGGTTGGCATCGGCTTGGTGGCGACCGGCCTGACCCCGGGGGTTCATAGCTTCCATATCCATGACAAGGGCGTCTGTGATCGGGCGGTGACATTCGAGACCGCCGGCGGGCATTTCAACCCGACGGGCAAGGCCCATGGCTGGAACAACGCCGCCGGCCCCCATGCCGGGGACCTGCCCAATATCCTGGCCGATGGCCGGGGCAAGGCGACGGCCGGTGTTCTGACCCATGACGTGACCCTGCGTCCGGGGGTCGCCAACAGCCTGTTCGACGCCGACGGGTCGTCCTTCGTCATCCATTCCGGGCCCGATGATTACATCAGCCAGCCCGCCGGCAACGCCGGAAGCCGCGTCGCCTGCGGCGTGCTGGTCCACCACGTCGCCCTCAAGCCCCAGCCCAAACCCTAG
- a CDS encoding cytochrome-c peroxidase — translation MQRLLRITAACALTLAVAGPAFAADDLRAKAKEVFEVIPTSVPEIKGNAITPARIELGRKLFFDPRLSRSGLISCNTCHNLGMGGDDNLETSIGHGWQKGPRNAPTVLNAVFNIAQFWDGRAEDLRTQAKGPVQAGVEMASTPERVVATLKSMPEYVADFKAAFRDDPDPVSFDNMAKAIEIYEATLITPDSKFDKWLAGDDASMTKLETAGLSLFLDKGCAACHNGVNIGGNGYYPFGVVEQPGADILPVADKGRFAVTKTATEEYVFRAGPLRNIALTAPYFHSGKVWDLEQAVAVMGSSQLGETLSESDVKAITAFLTTLTGVMPKVEYPILPVSTRETPKPEGM, via the coding sequence ATGCAGCGTCTTTTAAGGATCACGGCGGCTTGCGCCCTGACCCTCGCCGTGGCCGGCCCGGCCTTCGCCGCCGATGATCTGCGGGCCAAGGCCAAAGAGGTCTTCGAGGTCATCCCGACGTCGGTTCCCGAAATCAAGGGGAACGCCATCACCCCGGCCCGCATCGAGCTTGGCCGCAAGCTTTTCTTCGATCCGCGCCTGTCGCGCAGCGGCCTCATCTCCTGCAACACCTGCCACAACCTGGGCATGGGCGGGGATGACAATCTTGAAACCTCGATCGGCCACGGCTGGCAAAAGGGACCGCGCAACGCGCCGACCGTTCTGAACGCCGTGTTCAACATCGCCCAGTTCTGGGACGGCCGCGCCGAAGACCTGCGCACCCAGGCCAAGGGCCCCGTGCAGGCCGGCGTCGAGATGGCCAGCACGCCCGAACGCGTCGTCGCCACCTTGAAGTCGATGCCCGAATACGTCGCCGACTTCAAAGCGGCCTTCCGCGACGATCCCGATCCGGTCAGCTTCGACAACATGGCCAAGGCGATCGAGATCTACGAAGCCACGCTGATCACCCCCGACAGCAAGTTCGACAAATGGCTCGCCGGCGACGACGCCAGCATGACCAAGCTGGAAACCGCCGGGCTGTCGCTGTTCCTCGATAAGGGCTGCGCGGCCTGTCACAACGGCGTCAACATTGGCGGCAACGGCTATTATCCGTTCGGCGTGGTCGAACAGCCGGGCGCCGATATCCTGCCCGTCGCCGACAAGGGCCGCTTCGCCGTGACCAAGACGGCCACCGAGGAATATGTCTTCCGCGCCGGCCCCTTGCGCAACATCGCCCTCACCGCCCCCTACTTCCATTCGGGCAAGGTGTGGGATCTCGAGCAGGCGGTGGCGGTGATGGGATCGTCCCAGCTTGGCGAAACCCTGAGCGAGTCCGACGTGAAGGCGATCACCGCCTTCCTGACCACCCTCACCGGCGTCATGCCCAAGGTGGAGTATCCGATCCTGCCCGTCAGCACCCGCGAAACGCCCAAGCCCGAAGGCATGTAA
- the ilvD gene encoding dihydroxy-acid dehydratase, whose product MTPYRSRTSTHGRTMAGARGLWRATGMKDEDFGKPIIAIANSFTQFVPGHVHLKDMGQLVAAEIAAAGGVAKEFNTIAVDDGIAMGHDGMLYSLPSRELIADAVEYMVNAHCADALVCISNCDKITPGMLMAAMRLNIPTIFVSGGPMEAGKVVLGGTERSVDLIDAMVVAGDAKVSDADVETIERSACPTCGSCSGMFTANSMNCLTEALGLSLPGNGSALATHVARRGLFEEAGRRIVDLAKRRYEHDDESTLPRAIASFKAFENAMSVDIAMGGSTNTVLHLLAAAQEGEVPFTMADIDRLSRRIPHLCKVSPSTADFYMEDVHRAGGVMGIMGELSRAGLLHEDLPTVHTPTLKAALDHWDIRRPVDDAVRAFFRAAPGGVRTVVPFSTDRLWDSLDDDRETGCIRDLDHAYSRDGGLAVLYGNLAPNGCIVKTAGVDASILTFTGTVRLCESQDEAVARILGGEIQAGDVVLVRYEGPKGGPGMQEMLYPTSYLKSRGLGKVCALVTDGRFSGGSSGLSIGHVSPEAAAGGPIGLVEEGDIIVIDIPARSIVVDLSDEELAARRSAMEARGRAGWKPAKPRKRAVSPALRAYAALTTSADRGAVRDVSQVER is encoded by the coding sequence ATGACCCCATACCGTTCCCGCACATCAACCCACGGGCGCACGATGGCCGGTGCCCGTGGCCTTTGGCGCGCCACTGGCATGAAGGACGAGGATTTCGGCAAGCCGATCATCGCCATCGCCAATTCCTTCACCCAATTCGTGCCCGGCCATGTCCACCTGAAGGACATGGGCCAATTGGTGGCCGCCGAGATTGCCGCCGCCGGTGGCGTGGCCAAGGAATTCAACACCATCGCCGTCGATGACGGCATCGCCATGGGCCATGACGGCATGCTCTATAGCCTGCCGTCGCGCGAACTGATCGCCGATGCGGTCGAATACATGGTCAACGCCCATTGCGCCGACGCCCTGGTGTGCATTTCCAATTGCGACAAGATCACCCCGGGCATGCTGATGGCGGCGATGCGCCTGAACATCCCGACCATCTTCGTCTCCGGCGGGCCGATGGAAGCGGGCAAGGTGGTGTTGGGCGGCACGGAACGCAGCGTCGATCTGATCGACGCCATGGTGGTCGCCGGCGATGCCAAGGTTTCGGATGCCGATGTCGAGACCATCGAGCGCTCGGCCTGTCCGACCTGCGGCTCGTGTTCGGGAATGTTCACCGCCAATTCGATGAACTGCCTGACCGAGGCCCTGGGGCTGTCGCTGCCGGGCAATGGCAGCGCCCTGGCCACCCATGTGGCGCGGCGCGGGCTGTTCGAGGAGGCCGGACGGCGCATCGTCGATCTGGCCAAGCGACGCTATGAGCACGACGACGAAAGCACCCTGCCGCGCGCCATCGCCTCGTTCAAGGCCTTTGAAAACGCCATGAGCGTCGATATCGCCATGGGCGGGTCGACCAATACGGTGCTCCACCTGCTCGCCGCCGCCCAGGAGGGCGAGGTGCCCTTCACCATGGCCGATATCGACCGGCTGTCGCGGCGCATTCCCCATCTGTGCAAGGTTTCGCCAAGCACGGCCGACTTCTATATGGAGGATGTTCACCGCGCCGGCGGCGTCATGGGCATCATGGGCGAGTTGTCGCGGGCCGGCCTGCTCCATGAGGACCTGCCGACGGTGCATACGCCGACGCTGAAGGCGGCGCTTGATCACTGGGATATCCGGCGGCCGGTCGACGACGCGGTGCGCGCCTTCTTTCGGGCGGCGCCCGGCGGCGTGCGCACCGTCGTGCCGTTTTCCACCGACCGCCTGTGGGACAGCCTGGACGATGACCGCGAGACCGGCTGCATCCGCGATCTCGACCACGCCTATTCCCGCGATGGCGGGCTGGCCGTGCTCTATGGCAATCTGGCGCCCAACGGCTGCATCGTGAAAACCGCCGGAGTCGACGCCTCGATCCTCACCTTCACAGGCACCGTCCGCCTCTGCGAAAGCCAGGACGAGGCGGTGGCGCGTATTCTCGGCGGCGAAATTCAGGCCGGCGACGTCGTGCTGGTGCGCTATGAGGGTCCCAAGGGCGGCCCGGGCATGCAGGAAATGCTTTATCCCACCAGCTATCTGAAGTCGCGCGGCCTGGGCAAGGTCTGCGCCCTGGTCACCGATGGCCGTTTCTCGGGCGGCAGCTCGGGCCTGTCGATCGGCCATGTCTCGCCGGAAGCCGCCGCTGGCGGGCCGATCGGTCTGGTCGAGGAGGGGGATATCATCGTCATCGATATCCCGGCGCGCAGCATTGTCGTCGACCTGTCCGACGAGGAGCTGGCGGCGCGGCGAAGCGCCATGGAGGCGCGGGGACGCGCGGGATGGAAGCCGGCCAAACCGCGCAAGCGGGCGGTCTCTCCGGCCCTGCGCGCCTATGCGGCCCTGACCACCAGCGCCGATCGCGGCGCCGTCCGCGACGTGTCGCAGGTCGAGCGCTAA
- a CDS encoding deoxyguanosinetriphosphate triphosphohydrolase: MSIWTPKSPSLAPYASDPATSRGRLYPEASSPTRSPHQRDRDRVLHSAAFRRLKYKTQVFVNSVGENYRTRLTHSLEVSQIARSVSRVLGLNEDLAEALALAHDLGHTCFGHAGEDALKDCMAAYDGFDHNAQSLRIVTKLERRYAEFDGLNLTWETLEGLVKHNGPLIRPGEATLQDLPAAILEYVDRHDLELSSFAGPEAQVAALSDDIAYNAHDLDDGLRAGLFPLEAVIEVPLVGPLLRHVLDRYPGIEPSRAIHETVRRVITAMVDDVCAESARRLERQNPGSAAEVRALDAPVIAFSEEMAQKDAGLKGFLFPTLYRHYRVNRMTSKARRVVREMFGLLVEEPMLLPDDWRARTTRPHSHKTARVVCDYIAGMTDRFALDEHARLFDPSVKP; the protein is encoded by the coding sequence ATGAGCATCTGGACCCCAAAATCCCCGAGTCTCGCGCCCTATGCCAGCGATCCGGCGACCAGCCGGGGCCGGCTTTACCCCGAAGCGTCGTCGCCGACGCGCTCGCCCCATCAGCGCGACCGCGATCGCGTGCTGCATTCGGCGGCCTTCCGCCGCCTGAAATACAAGACCCAGGTCTTCGTCAATTCGGTCGGCGAGAATTACCGCACCCGCCTGACCCATAGCCTGGAAGTCTCGCAGATCGCCCGCTCGGTCAGCCGGGTTCTTGGTCTCAACGAGGATCTGGCCGAGGCCCTGGCCCTGGCCCATGACCTGGGCCACACCTGCTTTGGCCATGCCGGCGAGGATGCGCTGAAGGACTGCATGGCGGCCTATGACGGCTTTGACCATAACGCCCAATCGCTGCGCATCGTCACCAAGCTGGAGCGGCGCTATGCCGAATTCGACGGCCTCAATCTGACCTGGGAAACCCTGGAGGGGCTGGTCAAGCACAACGGGCCGCTGATCCGCCCGGGGGAGGCGACGCTCCAGGACCTGCCCGCGGCCATCCTCGAGTATGTCGACCGCCATGACCTGGAGCTTTCGTCCTTCGCCGGACCCGAGGCCCAGGTGGCGGCATTGTCCGATGATATCGCCTATAACGCCCATGATCTGGACGATGGCCTGCGCGCCGGTCTGTTTCCCTTGGAGGCGGTGATCGAGGTCCCGCTGGTCGGCCCCTTGTTGCGCCACGTGCTTGATCGCTATCCCGGCATCGAACCGTCGCGGGCGATCCATGAAACGGTGCGCCGGGTGATCACCGCCATGGTCGATGACGTCTGCGCCGAAAGCGCCCGGCGGCTGGAGCGGCAAAACCCCGGGTCGGCGGCCGAAGTGCGGGCGCTGGATGCGCCGGTGATTGCCTTCAGCGAAGAAATGGCCCAAAAGGACGCCGGATTGAAAGGTTTCCTTTTCCCCACCCTTTATCGTCACTACCGGGTGAATCGGATGACCAGCAAGGCGCGGCGCGTCGTTCGCGAGATGTTCGGCCTGCTGGTCGAAGAGCCGATGCTGTTGCCCGATGACTGGCGCGCCCGCACCACCCGCCCGCACAGCCACAAAACCGCCCGTGTTGTTTGCGACTACATCGCCGGCATGACCGACCGCTTCGCGCTGGACGAACATGCCAGACTGTTTGATCCTTCGGTGAAACCATGA
- a CDS encoding response regulator: protein MFPSIPRPPSKPPAVLVVEDDPIIGLDLCETFTDLGYVSIHNATSASQALSILETQPIALAVLDYVLERGATSLPVADTLLVRSIPYLFITGVSDYDGFGKGIPFRHATAPRIEKPFVPTTLKATLLLLLRGRPHLLPAAGTTLE, encoded by the coding sequence ATGTTTCCTTCGATCCCCCGTCCCCCTTCCAAACCGCCCGCCGTTCTGGTGGTCGAAGATGATCCTATCATCGGTCTCGACCTCTGCGAAACATTCACCGATCTTGGCTACGTGTCCATTCACAATGCCACAAGCGCTTCTCAAGCATTGAGCATTCTTGAGACCCAGCCGATCGCCCTGGCGGTGCTTGATTACGTCTTGGAACGCGGAGCGACCAGCTTGCCCGTTGCCGATACTCTTCTTGTCCGGTCAATTCCATATCTTTTTATTACCGGGGTATCGGATTACGACGGATTTGGTAAAGGCATTCCCTTCCGTCATGCGACGGCGCCGCGGATCGAAAAGCCCTTCGTCCCCACCACCTTGAAGGCCACCCTCCTGCTCTTGCTCCGGGGCCGTCCCCACCTGCTTCCGGCCGCCGGCACCACCTTGGAATAA
- a CDS encoding exodeoxyribonuclease III, whose amino-acid sequence MVSIATFNVNSVKARLPNLLDWLGTRSPDVALLQEIKCLDEAFPRAEIEALGYRLAVHGQKAYNGVAILSRLPLSEVTARLPGLDGAPAEDDDQARYLEAVVDGRFRVCCLYLPNGNPVEEDRKFGYKLAWMDRLIVRATHLMRDFPDTPVILGGDFNVCPDDLDVYDPAGWANDALCRPETRQRFRALVFLGYTDALRALNPGAPLFTFWDYQAGAWQKDHGLRIDHLLLNPAAADRLSAAGVDRATRGHAKSSDHAPSWVTLEL is encoded by the coding sequence ATGGTGAGTATCGCCACCTTCAACGTCAACAGCGTCAAGGCCCGCCTGCCCAACCTGCTCGACTGGCTGGGAACACGCTCTCCCGACGTCGCCTTGCTCCAGGAGATCAAATGCCTGGACGAGGCCTTTCCCCGCGCCGAGATCGAGGCCCTGGGCTACCGACTCGCCGTCCATGGCCAGAAAGCCTATAATGGCGTGGCCATTCTGTCGCGCCTGCCGCTGAGCGAGGTCACCGCCCGCCTGCCGGGACTCGATGGCGCCCCGGCCGAGGACGATGATCAGGCCCGCTACCTGGAAGCCGTGGTCGATGGCCGCTTCCGGGTCTGCTGCCTGTATCTGCCCAATGGCAATCCGGTCGAGGAGGACCGCAAGTTCGGCTACAAGCTGGCCTGGATGGATCGGCTGATCGTCCGCGCGACACATCTTATGCGCGACTTCCCCGATACACCCGTTATACTCGGGGGCGATTTCAACGTCTGTCCGGACGATCTCGACGTTTATGACCCCGCCGGCTGGGCCAATGACGCCCTGTGCCGCCCGGAAACCCGGCAACGCTTCCGCGCCCTTGTCTTCCTTGGCTATACCGATGCCCTGCGCGCCCTGAACCCCGGGGCGCCGCTTTTCACCTTTTGGGATTATCAAGCCGGCGCTTGGCAAAAGGATCACGGCCTGCGCATCGATCATCTGCTGCTTAATCCGGCAGCGGCGGACCGTTTGAGCGCCGCTGGCGTCGATCGCGCCACCCGCGGACACGCTAAGTCGAGCGATCATGCACCGTCTTGGGTGACGCTCGAGCTATAA
- a CDS encoding DUF4870 family protein, which yields MTEFPTPKNPTATVKPASEQTRKVVNLIYILFALGMFILSFPFAVIGAILAYHRREEFVGTVYESHIEWLLRTFVFTAGALAFGIIMIAVKVGSFFIIVAAAYFIYRVLKGFLLFNEDKAIDKPRELY from the coding sequence ATGACAGAGTTTCCCACTCCTAAAAACCCGACCGCCACCGTGAAGCCCGCTTCGGAGCAGACCCGCAAGGTCGTAAACCTCATTTACATCCTGTTCGCCCTCGGGATGTTCATCCTCAGCTTCCCCTTCGCGGTGATCGGCGCGATTCTCGCCTATCATCGGCGCGAGGAGTTTGTTGGAACGGTTTATGAGAGCCACATCGAATGGCTTCTCCGCACCTTCGTGTTCACCGCCGGTGCTCTGGCTTTCGGCATCATCATGATCGCCGTCAAGGTCGGTTCGTTCTTCATTATCGTCGCCGCCGCCTACTTCATCTACCGGGTGCTGAAGGGCTTCTTGCTCTTCAATGAAGACAAGGCGATCGATAAGCCGCGCGAGCTGTACTAA